The following proteins are encoded in a genomic region of Arachis stenosperma cultivar V10309 chromosome 4, arast.V10309.gnm1.PFL2, whole genome shotgun sequence:
- the LOC130975148 gene encoding uncharacterized protein LOC130975148, whose translation MENNLTSTLNGLNSTLQVLFSQIGSLNNSNNQPSSSSGIPSQALPNPKGGINAITLRSGTTLQKRNHEEPSQLEHAPAEDKLEVEDDEKEGNVQDTVEVEVTQPENSALEEAKATKDVTPVSFPHLARKPRKQMELNPKMVEIFKKVEVNVLLFDVIQQVPKYAKFLKDLCIHKDRINELETIPLGNSISALMGDILEKYSDLGPYMVNLVGIAEDVLVSIKGLTFPIDFYILEMPPNDSGKPSSILLGRPFLKTSKFKLDPFPGTYSFEIDGRAVSFNLNKAMKHPPEDHSIFQCDIIDETVTTVHQEEVEEKYMEQGPSVGTPSEHNEDTLPLSLVPDNPEPSHEQKFELKPLPPHLKYIYLEDNQKLPVIIARDLTSQ comes from the exons ATGGAAAACAACCTCACTTCTACCTTAAACGGTTTGAACTCTACCTTGCAAGTTCTTttctcacagattggatcactgAATAACTCCAACAACCAGCCTTCAAGCTCCAGTGGAATTCCTTCTCAAGCCTTACCCAACCCTAAgggtggcatcaatgccatcaccttGAGGTCCGGAACCACACTGCAAAAGAGGAATCATGAGGAGCCAAGCCAATTAGAACATGCCCCAGCTGAGGACAAGCTTGAAGTGGAGGATGATGAAAAGGAAGGTAACGTACAAGACACGGTTGAAGTAGAAGTAACTCAACCAGAGAATAGCGCACTAGAAGAAGCTAAAGCTACCAAAGACGTTACCCCTGTCTCATTTCCACACCTTGCAAGAAAGCCTAGGAAGCAGATGGAACTCAACCcaaaaatggtagaaatcttcaaaaaggttgaggtaaatGTTCTCCTTTTTGATGTCATTcagcaagtacctaaatatgcgAAGTTTCTTAAAGATTTGTGCATACATAAGGATAggattaatgaattagaaactattcctttaggtaatTCTATATCTGCATTGATGGGAGATATACTTGAAAAATATAGTGATCTAGGTCCATacatggttaact tggtTGGAATTGCTGAGGACGTGCTGGTGAGCATTAAGGGGCTCACATTTCCCATTGACTTCTATATCTTGGAAATGCCCCCAAATGACTCAGGGAAACCGTCATCCATCTTGCTCGGAAGACCTTTCCTGAAGACCTCAAAGTTCAAGTTGGATCCATTCCCAGGAACCTATTCCTTTGAGATAGACGGCCGAGCAGTGAGCTTCAATCTGAATAAAGCTATGAAGCACCCTCCAGAAGATCATTCCATCTTCCAGTGTGATATCATTGATGAGACTGTGACTACAGTTCACcaggaagaagtggaagagaaGTACATGGagcaaggtccaagtgtggggacaccCTCTGAACACAATGAGGACACTTTGCCATTATCACTAGTTCCGGATAATCCAGAGCCCAGCCATGAGCAAAAATTTGAGCTAAAGCCCCTTCCACCCCACCTCAAGTATATTTACCTTGAGGATAATCAGAAGCtcccagttatcattgcaagggATCTCACTTCCCAATAA
- the LOC130975149 gene encoding uncharacterized protein LOC130975149, whose amino-acid sequence MGFEKAGAERKLQLQELESLRLEAYENSRPYKEKMKDVHDQHIKRNEFQPGGLVFLYNSRLRLMPGKLRSSWEGPYRVERAEPYGVFHLSHPSSSELIKVNGHRLKFYHGEKATKNKELEIFLLEDPLATEN is encoded by the coding sequence ATGGGATTTGAGAAAgccggagctgaaaggaagttgcaatTGCAAGAATTGGAGAgtcttcgcctagaagcttatgagaactcaagacCGTACAAGGAGAAAATGAAGGATGTACATGATCAACATATCAAGAGAAATGAGTTCCAACCTGGGGGTTTGGTTTTTCTTTACAACTCTagactgaggctcatgccaggcaaacTGCGATCAAGTTGGGAAGGTCCATATAGAGTCGAGAGGGCTGAGCCGTACGGAGTTTTCCATCTAAGTCacccttcaagctctgaactcaTCAAAGTTAATGGACATCGTTTGAAGTTCTACCATGGTGAGAAGGCGACGAAAAACAAGGAGTTAGAGATCTTCCTCCTGGAGGATCCACTCGCAACTGAAAACTGA